The following proteins are co-located in the Microbacterium sp. SORGH_AS_0888 genome:
- the thrC gene encoding threonine synthase — MAHVWRGVLREYADRLGVTEASNVVTLGEGGTPLIPAPALSRLTGADVWVKFEGMNPTGSFKDRGMTVAISRAIDHGAKAVICASTGNTSASAAAYAAHAGITAAVLVPEGKIAMGKLSQAVAHDGRLIQIRGNFDDCLEIARELADNYPVHLVNSVNPDRIDGQKTAAYEVVSQLGDAPDYHFIPVGNAGNYTAYTRGYREEAERGVATKVPRMFGFQAAGSAPLVRGEVVKNPETIASAIRIGNPASWQLALEARDATDGWFGAIDDDRILAAQKLLAGTVGVFVEPASAISVAGLLDRAEAGVVPADAKVVLTVTGHGLKDPQWALRTPDGGEVTPTVVDATVSEVASVLELAPAGAQA, encoded by the coding sequence ATGGCACACGTCTGGCGCGGAGTCCTCCGCGAGTACGCCGATCGGCTCGGGGTCACCGAGGCCTCGAACGTCGTGACCCTCGGCGAGGGGGGGACCCCCCTCATCCCGGCGCCGGCGCTCTCGCGGCTCACCGGCGCGGATGTCTGGGTCAAGTTCGAGGGAATGAACCCGACGGGATCGTTCAAGGACCGCGGCATGACCGTCGCGATCTCGCGCGCGATCGATCACGGCGCGAAGGCCGTGATCTGCGCCTCCACGGGCAACACGTCGGCCTCCGCGGCCGCGTACGCCGCGCACGCCGGCATCACCGCCGCGGTGCTCGTGCCCGAGGGCAAGATCGCGATGGGCAAGCTCAGCCAGGCCGTCGCGCACGACGGCAGGCTCATCCAGATCCGCGGCAACTTCGACGACTGCCTCGAGATCGCCCGCGAGCTCGCCGACAACTACCCCGTGCACCTCGTGAACTCGGTCAACCCCGACCGCATCGACGGTCAGAAGACCGCCGCGTACGAGGTCGTCTCGCAGCTGGGCGACGCTCCGGACTACCACTTCATCCCCGTCGGCAACGCCGGGAACTACACGGCGTACACGCGCGGCTACCGCGAGGAGGCCGAGCGCGGGGTGGCGACGAAGGTCCCGAGGATGTTCGGCTTCCAGGCCGCCGGCTCCGCCCCGCTCGTGCGCGGCGAGGTCGTGAAGAACCCGGAGACGATCGCGAGCGCGATCCGCATCGGCAACCCCGCGTCCTGGCAGCTCGCGCTCGAGGCGCGCGACGCCACCGACGGGTGGTTCGGCGCGATCGACGACGACCGCATCCTCGCGGCCCAGAAGCTCCTGGCCGGGACCGTGGGCGTCTTCGTGGAGCCGGCCTCCGCGATCTCGGTCGCGGGTCTGCTCGATCGCGCGGAGGCGGGCGTGGTGCCCGCGGACGCGAAGGTCGTGCTGACCGTGACGGGCCACGGCCTGAAAGATCCGCAGTGGGCGCTGCGTACCCCCGACGGCGGCGAGGTCACGCCGACGGTCGTGGACGCGACGGTCTCCGAGGTCGCCTCCGTCCTCGAGCTCGCCCCCGCCGGGGCGCAGGCGTGA
- the lysA gene encoding diaminopimelate decarboxylase yields the protein MSASPARSFAPSWLTVPEDVNALAAGVWPDSAARDDEGALSVGGVDAARLAETYGTPLYVLDEGEVRARAARTRAAFEQAAAAHGTTIRVYYAGKAFLSTEVVRWVIEEGLNVDVCSGGELAVALAGGASPERLGFHGNNKSVAELTRAVRLGLGTIIVDSLVEIDRLAAITAAEGVVQNVLVRVNTGVHAETHAFLATAHEDQKFGFPLADATAVVARIRAVPGLRFLGLHCHIGSQIFGVAGFAESASRLVAVHAELAAEADVPLLNLGGGFGIAYTSADDPSPIEDIAHGVVAAVARACAARGIPVPQLAVEPGRSIVGPAGVTLYRVGTTKQVRVDADHERRYVSVDGGMSDNARTALYGAAYSARLASRRSSADPVLTRVVGVHCESGDIVVEDEYLPGDLAPGDLLAVAATGAYCFSLSSNYNYVPRPPVVAVHGGEARVIVRGETVDDLLARDAGIAAIERTA from the coding sequence GTGTCCGCCTCGCCCGCCCGCTCCTTCGCGCCGTCCTGGCTCACCGTGCCGGAGGACGTGAACGCACTGGCCGCGGGCGTCTGGCCTGACTCGGCCGCACGCGATGACGAGGGCGCGCTGAGCGTCGGAGGGGTCGATGCCGCACGGCTCGCCGAGACCTATGGCACGCCGCTCTACGTGCTCGACGAGGGCGAGGTGCGTGCCCGCGCGGCGCGCACGCGGGCCGCGTTCGAGCAGGCCGCCGCCGCGCACGGCACGACCATCCGCGTCTACTACGCCGGCAAGGCGTTCCTGTCCACCGAGGTCGTGCGCTGGGTGATCGAGGAGGGGCTGAACGTCGACGTGTGCTCCGGCGGCGAGCTCGCCGTGGCGCTCGCCGGCGGCGCGTCCCCCGAGCGACTCGGCTTCCACGGCAACAACAAGTCCGTCGCCGAGCTCACCCGCGCCGTGCGCCTCGGCCTCGGCACGATCATCGTCGACTCCCTCGTCGAGATCGACCGGCTGGCGGCGATCACGGCCGCCGAGGGCGTCGTCCAGAACGTGCTCGTCCGCGTCAACACCGGCGTCCACGCCGAGACCCACGCGTTCCTGGCCACGGCCCACGAGGACCAGAAGTTCGGCTTCCCGCTCGCCGACGCCACGGCGGTCGTCGCGCGCATCCGCGCCGTCCCCGGCCTGCGCTTCCTGGGCCTGCACTGCCACATCGGCTCGCAGATCTTCGGCGTCGCCGGGTTCGCCGAGTCCGCGTCGCGCCTCGTCGCGGTGCACGCCGAGCTCGCGGCCGAGGCGGACGTGCCGTTGCTGAACCTCGGCGGGGGATTCGGGATCGCCTACACGAGCGCGGACGACCCGAGCCCCATCGAGGACATCGCCCACGGCGTCGTGGCGGCGGTCGCGCGCGCGTGCGCCGCGCGCGGCATCCCCGTTCCGCAGCTCGCGGTCGAGCCGGGGCGCTCGATCGTGGGTCCGGCGGGCGTGACGCTCTATCGCGTCGGCACGACCAAGCAGGTGCGTGTGGACGCCGATCACGAGCGCCGCTACGTGAGCGTCGACGGCGGGATGAGCGACAACGCCCGCACGGCCCTGTACGGCGCCGCCTACTCCGCACGTCTGGCCTCGCGCCGCAGCTCCGCCGACCCCGTGCTCACGCGCGTCGTGGGCGTGCACTGCGAGTCCGGTGACATCGTGGTGGAGGACGAGTACCTGCCCGGCGACCTCGCTCCCGGCGACCTGCTGGCGGTCGCGGCGACCGGCGCCTACTGCTTCTCCCTGTCCAGCAACTACAACTACGTGCCCCGCCCGCCGGTCGTGGCGGTGCACGGCGGCGAGGCCCGCGTCATCGTGCGCGGCGAGACGGTCGACGACCTGCTCGCCCGCGACGCCGGGATCGCCGCGATCGAGAGGACCGCATGA
- the thrB gene encoding homoserine kinase has product MTQAPGRSVSVRVPATSANLGPGFDTLGLALSVYDELAVTALEPGRLEIEVEGSGADSVPRDASHLVVRAIAYAYDAVGHRMPGLRIRARNVIPHGRGMGSSGAAVVSGLLAAKGLLADEVELGPDLLLRLATEMEGHPDNVAPALFGGLTIAWVDESGPQHKKLLVHRGVSPIVFVPEFTMSTSVARSLQPLQVSREDAVFNVSRSALLIAALTQSPELLMAATEDKLHQSYRASAMPETDRLVRALRAAGFAAVVSGAGPSVLVLADGPGRRLEAARVVDAHADTPWEARMLAVDVKGGTVRDNAEGAT; this is encoded by the coding sequence GTGACACAGGCCCCCGGCCGCAGCGTCTCGGTGCGGGTGCCCGCGACGAGCGCGAACCTCGGCCCCGGTTTCGACACGCTGGGACTCGCGCTGAGCGTCTACGACGAGCTCGCCGTCACGGCCCTCGAGCCGGGACGCCTCGAGATCGAGGTCGAGGGCTCCGGCGCCGACTCCGTCCCACGGGATGCCTCGCACCTGGTGGTGCGGGCCATCGCGTACGCCTATGACGCGGTGGGGCATCGGATGCCGGGACTGCGTATCCGCGCGCGCAACGTCATCCCGCACGGGCGCGGCATGGGATCCTCCGGCGCCGCGGTGGTGTCGGGACTGCTCGCGGCGAAGGGACTGCTCGCGGACGAGGTGGAGCTCGGTCCGGATCTGCTGCTGCGCCTTGCCACCGAGATGGAAGGTCACCCCGACAACGTCGCTCCGGCCCTGTTCGGCGGGCTCACGATCGCCTGGGTCGACGAGTCGGGCCCGCAGCACAAGAAGCTGCTGGTCCACCGCGGCGTCTCCCCGATCGTCTTCGTGCCGGAGTTCACGATGTCGACCTCGGTCGCGCGCAGCCTGCAACCGCTTCAGGTCTCGCGCGAGGACGCCGTGTTCAACGTCTCGCGCTCCGCGCTGCTGATCGCGGCCCTCACGCAGAGCCCCGAGCTGCTGATGGCGGCGACGGAGGACAAGCTGCACCAGAGCTACCGTGCGAGCGCGATGCCCGAGACCGACCGGCTCGTGCGCGCGCTGCGGGCGGCGGGTTTCGCCGCCGTCGTCTCGGGCGCCGGACCGAGCGTCCTGGTGCTCGCAGACGGCCCCGGACGTCGCCTCGAGGCCGCGCGGGTGGTGGACGCGCATGCGGACACACCGTGGGAGGCCCGCATGCTCGCCGTCGACGTCAAGGGTGGTACAGTGAGGGACAACGCGGAGGGTGCCACGTGA
- a CDS encoding homoserine dehydrogenase: MIDYRNLRVALLGAGAVGSQVAALLLKHADELADRAGASLELAGIAVRDLDAPRDVDLPRELFTTDAESLIVGADIVIELMGGIEPARAYLLQAINSGADVVTANKALLATHGSEIFDAADQVGAEVYYEAAAAGAIPIIRPLRDSLAGDRVQRIMGIVNGTTNYILDRMDVEGAEFADVLAEAQRLGYAEADPTADVEGYDAAQKAAILASLAFHTSVPLDAVHREGITQIDATLIEAARKAGYVVKLLAVCERLTGETSASGEAISVRVYPALIARSHPLASVHGANNAVFVEAEAAGPLMFYGAGAGGVQTASAVLGDVVSAARRHIAGGVGVGESTRANLPVVPIGRAVTRYQITLEVADQPGVLATVAGILSEGNVSIATVEQTVVDPAGVGATTETETGARVARLVIGTHRAREQDLSDTVERLAASDVVERVASVLRVEGD, translated from the coding sequence ATGATCGACTACCGGAATCTGCGCGTGGCGCTGCTCGGCGCCGGGGCCGTCGGCTCCCAGGTCGCGGCGCTGCTGCTCAAGCACGCCGATGAGCTGGCCGACCGCGCGGGCGCCTCGCTCGAGCTCGCCGGCATCGCGGTGCGCGACCTGGACGCGCCGCGCGACGTCGACCTGCCCCGCGAGCTCTTCACGACGGATGCCGAGTCTCTCATCGTCGGGGCCGACATCGTGATCGAGCTCATGGGCGGCATCGAGCCCGCGCGCGCGTATCTCCTGCAGGCGATCAACTCCGGGGCGGATGTCGTGACCGCCAACAAGGCGCTCCTCGCCACGCACGGCAGCGAGATCTTCGACGCCGCGGACCAGGTCGGCGCCGAGGTCTACTACGAGGCCGCCGCAGCCGGCGCCATCCCGATCATCCGCCCGCTGCGCGACTCCCTCGCCGGCGACCGCGTGCAGCGGATCATGGGCATCGTCAACGGCACGACCAACTACATCCTGGACCGCATGGACGTGGAGGGCGCCGAGTTCGCCGACGTGCTCGCCGAGGCGCAGCGACTGGGATACGCGGAGGCAGACCCCACGGCGGACGTCGAGGGCTACGACGCGGCGCAGAAGGCCGCGATCCTCGCCTCGCTCGCGTTCCACACGAGCGTCCCGCTGGACGCCGTCCACCGCGAGGGCATCACGCAGATCGACGCGACGCTGATCGAGGCCGCCCGCAAGGCCGGGTACGTCGTGAAGCTGCTCGCGGTGTGCGAGCGCCTCACGGGTGAGACCTCGGCCAGCGGCGAGGCGATCTCGGTGCGCGTCTATCCGGCCCTCATCGCCCGGTCGCACCCGCTCGCGAGTGTCCACGGGGCCAACAACGCGGTCTTCGTCGAGGCCGAGGCCGCGGGGCCCCTCATGTTCTACGGCGCCGGCGCCGGCGGCGTGCAGACCGCGTCCGCGGTGCTCGGCGACGTCGTCTCGGCGGCGCGGCGCCACATCGCCGGCGGCGTCGGTGTGGGGGAGTCGACCCGCGCGAACCTCCCCGTCGTCCCGATCGGACGAGCCGTGACGCGATACCAGATCACGCTCGAGGTCGCCGACCAGCCGGGAGTCCTGGCCACGGTCGCCGGCATCCTCAGCGAGGGGAACGTGTCGATCGCGACCGTGGAGCAGACCGTCGTCGACCCCGCCGGGGTGGGCGCAACGACCGAGACCGAGACAGGCGCGCGCGTCGCGCGCCTGGTGATCGGCACGCACAGAGCACGAGAGCAGGATCTCAGCGACACCGTGGAGCGACTCGCCGCGAGCGACGTCGTCGAACGGGTCGCCTCGGTCCTGCGCGTGGAAGGAGACTGA